In Leuconostoc kimchii IMSNU 11154, the DNA window GTGATGGCTAAAAGCAAAAGCTATCAACGATAGCGCAATGGCAGCGGCAAAATTACTCATTTGTGCTTTAGAGGCATTACCATGAAAATAGTCGAAGCGTAGAATGTTAGTGAGATCATCCAAAGGATGCATAATCCAATTCACACGTTGATAAATTGAAATCGCAACACCAATGGTCCAAATCGCAAAAACGTCTATTGGTATTCGTAACCACCAAGCTATTTCATGAATACCTATACTAATAAAATAGTTTGAAAAAAGGCTCACTAAGAAGCTAAATGATAAACCGAAAATAACATTTCCTATCAAGCGCAGCCAGTTGAAACTCATGGCTAGAAACATATTGAGGAAAGCAACAGCAATAGCAGTTAGTGCTAAGAAAATGCCAATTTGAAGTCCGGTGGCATTTGCTAAGTTAGCAGCACTAGCGGTCCACGGTGCAGAGCCCATAGTTGACGCCACACTGAGACCGTTTCCAAACGAATTCAGCACGAGCGAGATCATAAAAAAGCTGATCTTTTGTTTTAAACCGAGTTGATAAAATTGCCCATCAATATAGTACATACATTTCTCCCAAATGTCATAATATTCTCATTATAACTAATATTAGGATGATATGGTTGTTTTTATGTGAAGTTTTCAAAATGATATGTTTACATTTTCACAAATAAGGCGTATATTCTTATTTGTAAAGATTATTTTGTTGAAGAAAGGAAATTATTATGAGTAAAGTAGCATTAGTAACTGGTGCAGGACAAGGAATTGGTGAGGCGATTGCGCATCGTCTAGCAAATGACGGATTTAAGCTTGCGTTGGTAGGGCGTCATGTTGAAAAAGTACAGAGAGTGGCTGATAATATTAAAGCTCAAGGTGGTGAAGCGATTGCCATTAAAGCAGATGTTGCGAAGCGTGATGAAGTCTTTGCAGCAGTAGCAGCAACGCAATCAGAATTTGGTGATTTGAATGTCATTGTGAACAACGCTGGTGTTGCACCAACGACACCAATCATGGATGTTACAGAAGATGACATGAATTGGACATGGGGCATTAATGTCAATGGTGTTGTTTGGGGGACTCAGGCAGCTACTGAAGCATTTAAAGCTTTGGGACATGGTGGCAAGATTATTAATGCCACGTCACAAGCAGGTGTTGAAGGCAACCCTAATTTAACTGTTTATGGTTCAACAAAGTTTGCTATTCGTGGGATTACACAAACAACAGCCAAAGAATTAGCCCAATTTGGTATTACAGTCAATGCTTTTGCACCAGGAATTGTCAAAACACCTATGATGTGGGATATTGCTCATGAAGTCGGTCAAAATGCTGGTAAAGATGATGACTGGGGAATGGCACAATTCTCAGATGGTATTGCACTAGATCGTTTGAGTGAACCAGAAGAAATTGCTAGTGTCGTCGGTTTCTTGGCTAGTGATGATTCAAATTATGTGACCGGCCAAACAATTATTGTTGATGGTGGTATGGTGTTCCGTTGATTACTTGACTAACGTACAACATTTATGTTGTACTAGAGGGAGTTATTTAGGATAGGCTGGTGATTATATGGATTTTTCGGAATTTAATGTTATTGACAACAAAATA includes these proteins:
- a CDS encoding (S)-acetoin forming diacetyl reductase, which codes for MSKVALVTGAGQGIGEAIAHRLANDGFKLALVGRHVEKVQRVADNIKAQGGEAIAIKADVAKRDEVFAAVAATQSEFGDLNVIVNNAGVAPTTPIMDVTEDDMNWTWGINVNGVVWGTQAATEAFKALGHGGKIINATSQAGVEGNPNLTVYGSTKFAIRGITQTTAKELAQFGITVNAFAPGIVKTPMMWDIAHEVGQNAGKDDDWGMAQFSDGIALDRLSEPEEIASVVGFLASDDSNYVTGQTIIVDGGMVFR